From the Borrelia puertoricensis genome, one window contains:
- a CDS encoding YggT family protein gives MIIETLIVFLHIYRILILIRIFLSWLVSSGINTSAFFRFIYNSTEPFLSIFRRIQFFRFGIYDFSPIAALITLSIVEKMLSYGDYKLSTFVILFIIEVWGILRSVFFALIFFFVLRLIFLFLHLFDGTDFMRSVDSFLMPLSVKISNTVTDKNMSYTINLIVAGALLLAFIIICEQAIWAISILGFYLPF, from the coding sequence GTGATAATAGAGACTTTAATTGTGTTTTTACACATTTATAGAATTTTAATTTTGATTAGAATTTTTCTTAGTTGGCTTGTATCTTCAGGAATTAATACTAGTGCTTTTTTTAGATTTATATATAATTCAACAGAACCATTTTTATCTATTTTTAGGAGGATTCAATTTTTTCGGTTTGGTATATATGATTTTTCACCAATTGCAGCTTTAATTACTCTTTCAATAGTTGAGAAAATGTTATCTTATGGTGATTATAAACTTTCTACATTTGTTATATTGTTTATTATTGAGGTTTGGGGAATATTGAGAAGTGTTTTTTTTGCTCTTATCTTTTTCTTTGTTTTGAGATTAATATTTTTATTTTTGCACTTATTTGATGGTACTGATTTCATGAGAAGTGTTGATTCATTTTTAATGCCATTGTCTGTTAAGATAAGCAATACGGTTACAGATAAAAATATGTCTTATACAATTAATTTAATTGTGGCAGGAGCATTGTTGTTGGCATTTATAATTATTTGTGAGCAAGCTATATGGGCTATTAGTATTTTAGGCTTTTATTTGCCATTTTAG
- the recG gene encoding ATP-dependent DNA helicase RecG, giving the protein MFLHEFQYDLQGISGLGNKGIDRLHNLNITNIKELIEYFPKKYEDRQNIKTFPDPLDVRNCELMTVFVVLERRNFGSNSKKNLKIIAQSENNEIFEILLFNRGFLEGVFKVGQKFYIYSKFNYNDYTQMWTCSNFDSEVFSYNPERFKKIMPVYSLGEGLTSKKMSSYVREALIYFLKFGNSDIPGFLINKYSLLSIHEALNEIHFPTSLEMLERAKKTLIYREIFLLQFFSRGKNSLVFLREEKHLPMNLLDQVVLKLPFRLTKDQEVVINEIIDDLKSNKPMNRLLQGDVGSGKTLVAFLSSIPLIEAGYQVALMVPTDLLARQHYNNLSNMLKDFNISIALLTGSLKTKDRNDVLEKIQSGTCSLVIGTHAIFSQRTKFKKLAYVIIDEQHKFGVEQRERLKNKGKEVDMLLMSATPIPRSLALTLFGDLEVSLIKRGPAGRRPVTTYLAKHGNENKVYEFLKNELGKGHQVYFVYPLITSSEKFNLKDVTSMCLNLKNIFVEYSVAMVHSKLESHVKEEIMRDFYLKKIDILVSTSVIEVGIDCLNATCIVVEHAERFGLSALHQIRGRVGRGSLKSFLFLLYKEPLTEAGRFRLKTIKENIDGFKIAEEDLKLRGPGNLFGLEQTGYLKLKIADFVEDKEIISLIREELNMFFLNKAFYDKADIELLDSLLVSYLRFVNRDN; this is encoded by the coding sequence ATGTTTTTACATGAATTTCAATATGATTTACAGGGTATAAGTGGTCTTGGTAATAAGGGAATTGATAGATTACATAATCTTAACATTACAAATATCAAAGAACTTATAGAATATTTTCCTAAAAAATATGAAGATCGTCAAAATATAAAAACTTTTCCAGATCCACTGGATGTGAGAAATTGTGAACTCATGACAGTTTTTGTTGTTTTGGAACGTAGAAATTTTGGGAGTAATTCTAAGAAAAATTTAAAAATTATAGCTCAGAGTGAAAATAATGAAATATTTGAAATTCTTCTTTTTAATCGGGGATTTTTAGAAGGGGTTTTTAAGGTAGGTCAAAAATTCTATATTTATTCTAAATTTAATTACAATGATTATACTCAAATGTGGACTTGTTCTAATTTTGATAGTGAAGTGTTTAGTTATAATCCTGAAAGATTTAAAAAAATTATGCCAGTTTATTCTCTTGGTGAAGGACTGACTTCTAAAAAGATGTCGTCTTATGTAAGAGAAGCTCTTATTTATTTTTTAAAGTTTGGGAATTCAGACATCCCTGGTTTTTTGATAAATAAGTATTCATTATTGTCTATTCATGAAGCTTTAAATGAAATTCATTTTCCAACTTCTCTTGAAATGCTTGAAAGAGCAAAAAAGACTTTGATTTATAGAGAAATTTTTTTGCTTCAGTTTTTTTCAAGAGGGAAAAATTCTTTGGTTTTTTTAAGAGAAGAAAAGCATCTACCTATGAATTTGCTTGATCAAGTTGTTTTAAAATTGCCATTTAGGCTTACAAAAGATCAGGAAGTTGTAATTAATGAAATAATTGATGATCTTAAAAGTAATAAGCCAATGAATAGATTATTGCAAGGTGATGTTGGAAGTGGCAAGACTCTTGTTGCGTTTCTCTCTAGTATTCCTTTAATTGAAGCTGGATATCAAGTTGCATTGATGGTCCCTACTGATCTTTTGGCACGTCAACATTATAATAATCTATCAAATATGTTAAAAGATTTTAATATTTCAATAGCTCTTTTGACTGGTAGTTTGAAAACGAAAGATAGAAATGATGTTTTAGAAAAAATTCAAAGTGGCACGTGTAGTTTAGTAATTGGGACTCATGCTATCTTTTCTCAAAGAACAAAATTTAAAAAATTAGCTTATGTTATTATTGATGAACAGCATAAATTTGGTGTTGAGCAGAGAGAGAGGCTTAAAAATAAGGGAAAAGAAGTTGATATGCTTTTAATGTCAGCAACTCCTATTCCTAGAAGCTTAGCTTTGACTCTCTTTGGTGATCTTGAGGTATCTTTAATTAAGAGAGGTCCTGCAGGCCGAAGGCCTGTTACTACTTATTTAGCAAAACATGGCAATGAAAATAAGGTATATGAATTTTTAAAAAATGAGCTTGGAAAAGGACATCAGGTCTATTTTGTTTATCCTCTAATAACATCTTCAGAGAAGTTTAATTTAAAAGATGTTACTAGTATGTGTTTAAATCTTAAGAATATTTTTGTTGAATATTCTGTTGCAATGGTTCATTCTAAGCTTGAATCTCATGTTAAAGAAGAAATTATGCGTGATTTTTATTTGAAAAAAATAGATATTTTAGTTTCAACAAGTGTTATTGAAGTTGGTATTGATTGTTTAAATGCAACTTGCATCGTAGTAGAGCATGCTGAGCGTTTTGGACTTTCTGCTTTGCATCAGATTAGAGGGCGTGTTGGTAGGGGTAGCTTAAAGTCTTTTTTGTTTTTACTTTATAAGGAACCTTTAACAGAAGCGGGAAGATTTAGACTTAAAACTATAAAGGAGAATATAGATGGTTTTAAAATAGCAGAAGAAGATCTTAAATTAAGAGGTCCTGGAAATTTATTTGGTCTTGAGCAAACTGGTTATTTGAAACTTAAGATAGCTGATTTTGTTGAAGATAAAGAAATTATAAGTTTGATTAGAGAAGAACTTAATATGTTTTTTTTAAATAAGGCTTTTTATGATAAAGCAGATATTGAATTACTAGATAGTCTTTTAGTCTCATATTTAAGATTTGTTAATAGAGATAATTAA
- a CDS encoding M15 family metallopeptidase produces the protein MRALNIFSIILLINNLTLQTNTISREDLKRLFKTIKILDKSYQKQIKEKPIQFIKELKPLLEAEKNDLLIFVNKKIPIPKGYNPTDLVYLKDFKELKNIGKKSLKLRKILINDLTNLIKAGRENGLQIKIVSAYRTREYQKFLFEHNVKTYGLKLAKIQSAIPDHSQHQLGTTIDFIQIDDNLLNTKSGKWLYENSLKHGFSLSYPKDHEIETGYKSEPWHYMYIGKQACILQKKYFNNLQYKLLKFWNEHKKEISNLIQKYTN, from the coding sequence ATGAGAGCATTAAATATATTTTCAATAATACTATTAATTAATAACTTAACTTTACAAACAAACACAATATCAAGAGAAGACCTAAAAAGGTTATTTAAAACTATAAAAATTTTAGATAAGTCTTATCAAAAACAAATAAAAGAAAAACCTATTCAATTTATAAAAGAACTCAAACCACTACTTGAAGCTGAAAAGAATGACCTCTTAATATTTGTAAACAAAAAAATTCCAATTCCTAAGGGATACAACCCAACTGATTTAGTTTATTTGAAAGATTTCAAAGAATTAAAAAATATTGGAAAAAAAAGCTTAAAGTTAAGAAAAATATTAATAAACGACTTAACTAATCTTATAAAGGCAGGAAGAGAAAATGGCTTACAAATAAAAATAGTGTCAGCATACAGAACAAGAGAATATCAAAAATTTTTATTTGAACATAATGTAAAAACTTACGGACTTAAGCTAGCAAAAATCCAATCAGCAATTCCTGATCACTCACAACACCAACTAGGAACAACCATAGATTTCATCCAAATAGATGATAATTTACTAAATACAAAATCGGGTAAATGGCTTTATGAGAATTCACTCAAGCATGGATTCTCATTATCGTATCCAAAGGATCATGAAATAGAAACTGGTTATAAATCAGAGCCTTGGCATTACATGTATATTGGTAAACAAGCATGCATTTTGCAAAAAAAATACTTCAACAATTTACAGTATAAACTTCTCAAGTTTTGGAATGAACATAAAAAAGAAATTTCAAATTTAATTCAAAAATATACAAACTAA
- a CDS encoding MATE family efflux transporter yields MIAYLGSVQVTGTSLANRITFLYFIVIFALGTTLSAYASQAFSNGKFTHVNRHCLCFNNWNYY; encoded by the coding sequence ATGATTGCTTATTTAGGATCTGTGCAAGTTACAGGGACTTCTCTTGCTAATAGGATAACTTTTCTTTATTTTATTGTTATATTTGCATTGGGTACTACGCTTAGTGCTTATGCTTCTCAAGCATTTTCTAATGGAAAATTTACACATGTTAACAGGCATTGCTTATGCTTTAATAATTGGAATTACTATTGA
- a CDS encoding MATE family efflux transporter, producing MYSLSKSKKSSVYQDILNIAVPTAIEFFLFNVVALTDNIMVSYLGDYPVVGVSLANKLFELFSTIAFTVMGAYNILATRQYAQGDIDNFKNTFFISILILLFFSFLFIVISLFYSYFVLGLLSDDPVAISYGVSYLNIAVYSFIFAVVKGIIANSLKVVKITKIQIATSIISVILNVVFNYLFIFVFSMGVIGAAIATTLVRLIELVFYLLYTVFNINSHFYLKIKNLKINPVIFSELIKVFVPIFLNDFIWYLGYFGLIAIFSRIDTVKYAAYSITFSTYFIGLNITYAFCFAVNIVMGHEMNNNKREIMSVAVYLGKIGFVLAFLTSLIIFALSFIVSHIFYKLEHADLMGVMLRYYAISAFFTSLAFQYLFGFFRAGAAPKFGAIMECSVTFIYTIPVAYFLANYTQTPFELIVFIPTLEDVIKFGISLPYFYSMKWIKSIKTG from the coding sequence ATGTATTCATTAAGCAAATCCAAGAAAAGCAGTGTGTATCAAGATATTTTAAATATTGCGGTTCCAACAGCCATTGAATTCTTTTTGTTTAATGTTGTTGCATTGACAGATAATATTATGGTGTCTTACCTTGGTGATTATCCTGTTGTTGGAGTTTCTCTTGCAAATAAATTATTTGAACTCTTTAGTACTATTGCCTTTACCGTAATGGGAGCTTATAATATATTGGCAACAAGGCAGTATGCCCAAGGTGATATTGATAATTTTAAAAATACGTTTTTTATCAGCATTTTAATTCTTTTATTTTTTTCCTTTTTATTTATAGTAATTTCATTATTTTATTCATATTTTGTTCTTGGGTTGTTATCTGATGACCCAGTAGCTATCTCTTATGGAGTATCTTATCTTAATATTGCTGTTTATTCTTTTATATTTGCAGTTGTTAAGGGAATTATTGCTAATTCACTGAAAGTTGTTAAAATAACCAAGATTCAAATTGCTACTTCTATTATTTCAGTTATTTTAAATGTGGTTTTTAACTATTTATTTATTTTTGTATTTAGTATGGGGGTAATTGGTGCTGCTATTGCAACTACATTGGTTAGATTAATTGAGCTTGTTTTTTATCTCCTTTATACTGTTTTCAATATAAATTCACATTTTTACCTTAAGATTAAAAATCTAAAAATCAATCCTGTGATATTTTCTGAGCTAATTAAGGTTTTTGTTCCAATTTTCTTAAATGATTTTATTTGGTATTTGGGATATTTTGGTTTAATTGCAATCTTTTCAAGAATTGATACGGTTAAATATGCAGCTTATAGTATAACTTTTTCTACTTATTTTATCGGTCTTAATATAACTTATGCTTTTTGCTTTGCTGTTAATATTGTGATGGGGCATGAGATGAATAATAATAAAAGGGAAATAATGTCTGTTGCAGTATATCTGGGTAAAATAGGTTTTGTTTTGGCTTTTTTGACTTCTCTTATAATATTTGCTTTATCATTTATAGTGTCCCATATTTTTTATAAATTAGAGCATGCAGATCTTATGGGAGTTATGCTAAGATATTATGCTATTTCAGCTTTTTTTACTTCCCTTGCGTTTCAATATTTATTTGGGTTTTTCCGAGCAGGTGCAGCTCCAAAGTTTGGGGCTATTATGGAATGTTCTGTGACTTTCATTTATACAATTCCTGTTGCATATTTTTTGGCAAATTATACTCAAACTCCATTTGAACTTATTGTTTTTATTCCAACCCTTGAAGATGTAATTAAGTTTGGTATTTCTCTGCCTTATTTTTATAGTATGAAGTGGATTAAATCTATTAAAACAGGTTAA
- the murD gene encoding UDP-N-acetylmuramoyl-L-alanine--D-glutamate ligase, which yields MYLDEIRGKNFLIMGLGLHGGGLAVAKFLLKHGGNLVITDLKNELELISSIEALKQFRDKIRYVLGYHDEDDFKRADIVIKNPGVSFDNEYLKLAKRVETDISLFLMFNQNPIIAITGTKGKSTLASLLHKVLVIKCPNSKLGGNIGVSPLSFLDDLDGVSPIILELSSWQLHDLRNLCPIISIITNIYSDHQNYYSNFDSYIEDKSRIFINQNSGILISQDQAYYNYFSRFKSKIKSILFSETVPLNFENDIFYFKKGKIYLNNKVVGTLSESRIVLLISKMITVFIASYLGLDLSVASKIVTDFDGIEHRLEFVREFEGVKYYNDTASTIPDSTVLSVKSLRAYGGLINLITGGTDKELNFAIFGEILRMVKTWILLRGSATLKIIKFLEDNNINYFIFPSLEECVCYAKKISIHNDIVLFSPASASFGLFKNEFDRGLQFKNLVNVMA from the coding sequence GTGTATTTAGATGAGATAAGAGGTAAAAATTTTTTGATTATGGGCTTAGGGCTTCATGGAGGAGGTCTGGCTGTTGCAAAATTTTTGTTAAAACATGGTGGTAATTTGGTAATTACTGATTTAAAGAATGAGTTAGAGTTAATTTCAAGCATTGAGGCCTTGAAACAGTTCAGAGATAAAATTCGATATGTTTTAGGATATCATGATGAGGATGATTTTAAGAGAGCAGATATTGTTATTAAAAATCCTGGTGTAAGTTTTGATAATGAATATTTAAAACTTGCAAAAAGGGTTGAGACTGATATTAGTTTATTTTTAATGTTTAATCAAAATCCAATAATTGCTATTACAGGGACTAAGGGAAAATCGACACTTGCATCTCTTTTGCATAAGGTTTTAGTTATTAAGTGTCCAAATTCTAAGCTTGGGGGTAATATTGGGGTATCTCCTTTAAGCTTTTTAGATGATCTTGATGGAGTATCGCCTATTATTTTAGAGCTTTCTTCTTGGCAATTGCATGATCTTAGGAATTTATGTCCTATAATTAGCATTATTACAAATATTTACTCTGATCATCAAAATTATTATTCAAATTTTGATAGCTATATAGAAGATAAGTCAAGAATTTTTATAAATCAAAATTCGGGAATTTTGATCTCTCAAGATCAAGCTTATTATAATTATTTTTCTAGATTTAAATCTAAGATTAAGAGCATTTTATTTTCAGAAACTGTGCCTTTAAATTTTGAAAATGATATTTTTTATTTTAAAAAGGGCAAAATTTATTTAAATAACAAAGTAGTTGGTACTCTTAGTGAGTCAAGGATTGTGTTATTGATCTCTAAAATGATTACTGTTTTTATTGCAAGTTATTTAGGCTTGGATTTGAGTGTTGCATCTAAGATTGTGACTGATTTTGATGGCATTGAGCATAGATTAGAATTTGTAAGAGAATTTGAAGGTGTTAAATACTATAATGATACGGCGTCAACAATTCCTGATTCTACAGTTTTGTCTGTTAAAAGTTTAAGAGCTTACGGAGGATTGATTAATCTTATTACTGGTGGAACTGATAAAGAGCTTAATTTTGCAATTTTTGGTGAGATTTTAAGAATGGTTAAAACTTGGATTTTGTTAAGAGGAAGTGCTACTTTAAAAATTATTAAATTTTTAGAAGATAATAATATTAATTATTTTATTTTTCCTTCTTTAGAAGAGTGTGTTTGTTATGCTAAAAAAATTTCTATTCATAATGATATAGTTTTATTTTCTCCAGCCAGTGCTTCTTTTGGACTTTTTAAGAATGAATTTGATAGAGGCCTTCAATTTAAAAATTTAGTGAATGTTATGGCTTAA
- a CDS encoding lipid II:glycine glycyltransferase FemX produces MNIKKIEIENLNENYLQSKLWTTVKKVSSNKSPWKAIAFSNNHFNKILVMQRKIFGKFYLSYIAHPEFSNKKIEEINVDEIDTQIKNFSEKIRQYLHKNTIFVRYDLMFYTSRGLKEDYIPLKLKFKNLQKSFDDIQPANTTILNLNDSLDAIKAKMKKKTRYNINLSSKKNIKVIIDDDFKYFDEFYALHKETAQRDKFATHSKDYIRNLIQAFREDKNSKIKLIIALYNEQLISGIIVGIYKDKATYLYGASSRENRHLMPNYAVQFKTIQILQSLSIKEYDLLGIPPKADTKHPLFGLFQFKTGFGGKIIHRIGCYDFVYKKFLYKVYSILEILRYIYYKIIKKRF; encoded by the coding sequence ATGAATATTAAAAAAATCGAAATAGAAAACTTAAATGAAAATTACCTTCAAAGCAAACTATGGACAACTGTAAAAAAAGTTTCAAGCAATAAAAGTCCATGGAAAGCCATAGCATTTAGTAATAATCATTTCAACAAAATTCTTGTGATGCAAAGAAAGATCTTTGGAAAATTTTACTTAAGCTACATCGCTCATCCAGAATTTTCAAATAAGAAAATCGAAGAAATTAATGTAGACGAGATCGATACTCAAATCAAAAATTTTAGTGAAAAAATAAGGCAATATTTACATAAGAATACCATATTCGTACGATATGATTTAATGTTTTATACTTCAAGAGGCTTAAAAGAAGATTATATACCACTAAAACTTAAATTTAAAAACCTACAAAAATCATTCGATGACATACAACCAGCAAATACAACAATACTAAATTTGAATGACTCATTAGATGCCATTAAAGCTAAAATGAAAAAGAAAACCAGATATAACATAAATCTTAGTAGCAAAAAAAACATAAAAGTTATAATAGATGATGACTTTAAATATTTTGATGAATTTTACGCACTTCATAAAGAGACAGCCCAAAGGGACAAATTTGCCACTCACTCAAAAGACTATATAAGAAATCTAATACAAGCTTTCAGAGAAGATAAAAATTCCAAAATCAAACTAATAATTGCACTATATAATGAACAACTAATATCTGGTATCATTGTTGGTATATATAAAGATAAAGCCACATATCTTTATGGTGCTTCAAGCAGAGAAAATAGACATCTAATGCCAAATTATGCAGTGCAATTTAAGACAATACAAATACTACAAAGTCTTTCAATAAAAGAATACGATCTTTTAGGAATTCCTCCAAAAGCTGATACAAAACACCCTCTATTTGGTCTCTTTCAATTCAAAACTGGATTTGGAGGAAAAATTATCCACAGAATTGGATGTTATGACTTTGTGTACAAAAAATTTCTATATAAAGTTTACAGCATTCTTGAAATACTAAGATACATTTACTATAAAATTATTAAAAAAAGATTTTAA
- the metG gene encoding methionine--tRNA ligase has product MKKKNLITAALPYVNNIPHLGNLVQVLSADAFARYSRMMDIDTLYVCGTDEYGTATETKALIEKTTPEELCNRYYEIHKSIYEWFNIKFDIFGRTTNKYHKETVQDLFFKLERNGYITDKESEQFFCQQDQMFLADRYVTGECPKCGNNAKGDQCENCSKLLAPIDLINPKCIICKNTPIIKTTKHLYIDLPKIKNELIHWMQTTEHNTNWNTNAIKTTNAFLRDGLKERAITRDLKWGIPVPKKEYENKVFYVWFDAPIGYISITKEISKDWESWWKNNGETNLVQFIGKDNILFHTVIFPAIKLGSKENWTMLGKLASSEYLNYEHLKFSKSAGIGIFGNDAITTGISADIWRFYIYYNRPEKSDFQFMWDDFMERVNSELIGNFSNLVNRVLTFYKKFFGDKIDTIKIKEDFWKEINLKYDKTLNLFKQIELKSALKEILDISRIGNKIFQDKEPWKTKDNTPKKTKELLLNLIYLIRDLSILISPFIPHTSDKIRRFFGESYEISNKFLGTNLGLNTIQFTEVLFTKLEKELIDSLKLKYSGDKNMQDEQTENPINLFSEKVCLKVVQIKTIERNPDAEKLFILKLDDGTPDGKQIVSSLADYYKEEELIEKHIIIVDNLKPAKFRGIKSEGMLIATEDGNKNFKVIIVEDFKDNPIPGERIILESDSDKKLKLPSKISIDKFLKTQIVAENGELKVNGINLILEHSKEKILSREIPNGKVY; this is encoded by the coding sequence GTGAAAAAAAAGAACTTAATTACAGCTGCATTGCCATATGTTAACAACATACCTCACCTTGGTAACTTAGTACAAGTATTATCAGCAGATGCTTTTGCACGATATTCAAGAATGATGGATATAGATACGCTTTATGTCTGTGGAACAGATGAATACGGTACAGCCACAGAAACCAAAGCTTTAATTGAAAAAACTACCCCTGAAGAACTCTGCAACAGATATTATGAAATACACAAATCAATTTATGAATGGTTTAATATTAAATTTGACATTTTTGGACGCACAACTAACAAATACCACAAAGAAACTGTACAAGATTTATTCTTCAAACTAGAAAGAAATGGTTATATCACAGATAAAGAAAGTGAACAATTTTTTTGCCAACAAGATCAAATGTTTTTAGCCGACAGATATGTAACAGGAGAATGCCCAAAGTGTGGAAATAATGCAAAAGGAGATCAGTGTGAAAATTGTTCTAAATTATTAGCTCCAATCGACTTAATAAACCCAAAATGTATAATTTGCAAAAATACTCCCATTATAAAGACAACTAAACATCTATACATTGACCTACCAAAGATAAAAAATGAACTTATACATTGGATGCAAACAACTGAACACAATACAAACTGGAATACCAATGCAATTAAAACAACAAATGCATTCTTAAGAGATGGTCTTAAAGAAAGAGCAATAACAAGAGATTTAAAATGGGGCATACCAGTACCCAAAAAAGAATATGAAAATAAAGTATTTTATGTGTGGTTTGATGCACCAATCGGATATATATCAATTACAAAAGAAATTTCAAAAGACTGGGAATCTTGGTGGAAAAATAACGGAGAGACTAACTTAGTACAATTTATTGGAAAAGACAATATCCTATTTCACACAGTAATATTTCCTGCCATCAAGCTTGGAAGCAAAGAAAACTGGACAATGTTAGGCAAACTAGCCTCAAGCGAATATTTAAACTATGAACACTTGAAATTTTCAAAATCTGCAGGAATTGGAATATTTGGAAACGATGCCATTACCACTGGAATATCTGCTGACATTTGGCGATTTTACATATATTACAACAGACCTGAAAAATCTGATTTTCAATTTATGTGGGACGACTTTATGGAAAGAGTAAACAGTGAACTTATTGGAAATTTCTCAAACCTTGTTAACCGAGTATTAACATTTTATAAAAAATTTTTTGGAGACAAAATAGACACAATAAAGATAAAAGAAGATTTCTGGAAAGAAATCAATCTTAAATATGATAAAACTTTAAATTTATTCAAACAAATAGAACTAAAATCAGCTCTAAAAGAGATTCTTGATATATCAAGAATAGGTAATAAAATATTTCAAGATAAAGAACCGTGGAAAACAAAGGACAATACACCTAAAAAAACAAAAGAGCTATTATTAAACCTAATATATTTAATAAGGGATCTATCCATCTTAATCTCACCATTTATACCACACACAAGTGACAAAATAAGAAGATTCTTTGGAGAAAGTTATGAAATTTCCAACAAATTTTTAGGAACAAATTTAGGTCTAAATACAATTCAGTTTACAGAAGTATTATTTACAAAGCTAGAAAAGGAATTAATTGATAGTTTAAAATTAAAATATTCAGGGGACAAAAATATGCAAGATGAACAAACAGAAAATCCAATAAATTTATTTAGCGAAAAAGTATGCTTGAAAGTTGTACAAATAAAAACAATAGAGAGAAATCCAGATGCAGAAAAGCTATTCATTTTAAAGCTTGATGACGGGACTCCTGACGGAAAACAAATTGTAAGCAGTTTGGCAGATTATTACAAAGAAGAAGAACTAATTGAAAAACACATAATAATAGTTGACAATTTAAAACCTGCCAAATTTAGAGGGATCAAATCTGAAGGAATGTTAATTGCAACTGAAGATGGAAATAAAAATTTTAAAGTAATAATTGTAGAAGATTTTAAAGATAATCCCATCCCTGGAGAGCGAATAATACTTGAGAGTGATAGTGATAAGAAATTAAAATTACCATCAAAGATCAGCATAGATAAATTTCTTAAAACTCAAATTGTAGCAGAAAATGGGGAACTTAAAGTAAACGGTATTAACCTTATACTAGAACATTCCAAAGAAAAAATACTATCTAGGGAAATTCCAAATGGAAAAGTATATTAA
- the pta gene encoding phosphate acetyltransferase: protein MGFFNFKNYVCDRAKKIVREKGDKASIVFPESTDIRILEATIDLLKKKLAGFVVLIGRRDDLFRRLKELSGSRNDILEMVRVVDPNSFKDFNRYLDEYFSLQHNRELTLKQAREELLDEIAFSMMMVRLGEVKTCVCGALVSSSKVLRSVFKILPKLEETNFISSFMIMDTGNDLGRFETCFGYEGILMFADCAVIINPDAFQLAEIAIQSANSFKNIFNAEPKVALLSFSTKGSANSLEVEKVKCALELVKSKCSDLLIDGELQIDAALVKGVAEKKCSGSLVAGAANVLIFPSLESGNIGYKLVERLAFANAYGPFLQGLKNPVSDLSRGCSLDDIVLTSALMIGS, encoded by the coding sequence ATGGGGTTTTTTAATTTTAAAAATTATGTATGTGATAGAGCAAAAAAAATTGTGAGAGAAAAGGGAGATAAGGCCAGTATAGTTTTTCCTGAAAGTACTGATATTAGGATTTTAGAAGCAACTATTGATCTTTTAAAGAAAAAACTTGCAGGATTTGTGGTACTTATTGGGCGTAGAGATGATCTTTTTAGAAGATTAAAAGAACTTTCAGGTTCTAGAAATGATATCTTAGAAATGGTAAGAGTTGTAGATCCCAATTCTTTTAAAGATTTTAATAGATATTTAGATGAATATTTTAGTTTACAACATAATAGGGAATTAACTTTGAAACAAGCTAGAGAAGAACTTTTAGATGAGATTGCTTTTTCTATGATGATGGTGAGACTTGGTGAAGTTAAAACTTGTGTTTGTGGTGCTTTAGTGTCTTCATCTAAAGTTTTAAGAAGTGTGTTTAAAATACTTCCTAAACTTGAAGAGACTAATTTTATATCTTCTTTTATGATTATGGATACTGGCAATGATCTTGGTCGGTTTGAGACTTGTTTTGGGTATGAGGGAATTTTAATGTTTGCTGATTGTGCTGTAATAATCAATCCTGATGCTTTTCAGCTTGCAGAAATTGCGATACAGAGTGCAAATTCATTTAAGAATATTTTTAATGCAGAGCCTAAGGTAGCCCTTCTAAGCTTTTCTACAAAGGGGTCTGCTAATTCTTTGGAAGTTGAGAAGGTGAAATGTGCTTTAGAGCTTGTTAAAAGCAAATGCTCAGACTTACTTATTGATGGAGAACTTCAGATTGATGCAGCTTTGGTTAAAGGTGTTGCAGAGAAAAAGTGCAGTGGTTCCTTGGTTGCTGGTGCTGCAAATGTGCTTATTTTCCCTAGTTTGGAGTCTGGTAATATTGGATATAAGCTTGTTGAAAGATTGGCTTTTGCTAATGCTTATGGACCTTTCTTGCAAGGACTTAAAAACCCTGTTAGTGATCTCTCAAGGGGATGTTCTCTAGATGATATCGTATTGACGAGTGCCTTGATGATTGGTAGTTAG